In Capsicum annuum cultivar UCD-10X-F1 chromosome 7, UCD10Xv1.1, whole genome shotgun sequence, one genomic interval encodes:
- the LOC107877801 gene encoding nascent polypeptide-associated complex subunit beta-like — MNVEKLQKMAGSVRTGGKGTMRRKKKAVHKTTTTDDKRLQSTLKRIGVNAIPAIEEVNIFKEDVVIQFINPKVQASIAANTWVVSGIPQTKKLQDILPQIIHQLGPDNLENLKKLAEQFQKQAPGAAAGTDAAVGAAAAQADDDDVPELVAGETFEAAAEEGHAS, encoded by the exons ATGAATGTAGAAAAGTTGCAAAAGATGGCTGGTTCGGTCAGAACCGGTGGAAAGGGTACCATGAGAAG AAAGAAGAAGGCCGTACACAAGACAACTACAACCGATGACAAAAGACTACAGAGCACTTTGAAAAGAATAGGTGTCAATGCCATTCCTGCTATTGAAGAAGTCAACATTTTCAAGGAGGATGTTGTTATCCAATTCATTAACCCCAAAG TTCAAGCATCAATTGCTGCAAACACCTGGGTTGTTAGCGGTATCCCCCAGACAAAGA aaTTGCAGGATATCCTTCCTCAGATTATTCACCAGCTGG GTCCTGATAATTTGGAGAACTTGAAGAAGTTGGCTGAGCAGTTCCAGAAGCAAGCACCTGGTGCTGCTGCCGGTACAGATGCGGCTGTAGGTGCTGCTGCAGCACAGgcagatgatgatgatgtaccaGAACTTGTGGCTGGTGAAACTTTTGAAGCTGCTGCTGAGGAGGGTCATGCTTCCTGA